Proteins from one Candidatus Dependentiae bacterium genomic window:
- a CDS encoding class I SAM-dependent methyltransferase has product MKLIKKIGFLIITSLYITILDCHLFSSSKILEPYKSINILPLDSHGWFSAENRNSLKHFITTYKPKVVVELGSWLGLSAIFMASLLPSNSVLYAIDNWTAEGDEAILNNEEAKLKIPTLYQQFLSNVIHTKLTHKIIPMRMSTIEAAQSLNIHADLIYIDASHDEKSVYNDIIHWHPKLNKGGIMCGDDWLWASVQTAVKRASSELNLAIKSNGNFWYFE; this is encoded by the coding sequence ATGAAGTTAATAAAAAAAATTGGGTTTCTTATTATTACTAGTTTGTATATTACTATTCTAGACTGTCACTTATTTTCTTCTAGCAAAATACTAGAGCCTTATAAGTCTATCAATATACTTCCTTTAGATAGTCATGGATGGTTTTCAGCAGAAAACAGAAATAGTCTTAAGCATTTTATTACTACCTATAAGCCCAAAGTGGTAGTTGAATTAGGTAGCTGGCTAGGACTATCTGCAATTTTTATGGCTTCTTTATTACCATCAAACTCGGTACTTTACGCAATAGATAATTGGACTGCTGAAGGAGATGAAGCAATATTAAATAATGAAGAGGCTAAATTAAAAATTCCTACGCTTTACCAACAATTTTTATCTAATGTTATTCATACAAAGCTTACGCATAAAATTATACCTATGAGAATGAGTACTATCGAAGCAGCTCAATCTCTGAACATTCATGCTGATCTTATTTATATAGACGCCTCACATGACGAAAAATCTGTATATAATGATATTATACACTGGCACCCTAAATTAAATAAAGGTGGAATAATGTGTGGAGATGATTGGTTATGGGCAAGTGTACAAACAGCTGTAAAAAGAGCCTCATCTGAACTTAATTTAGCAATTAAATCTAATGGTAATTTCTGGTATTTCGAATGA
- the gmd gene encoding GDP-mannose 4,6-dehydratase — protein sequence MNIFLLFLLIGHFGKASSLIQESQTVKIKLQQAPSTEIKKALIIGVTGQDGSYLAEFLLDKGYEVHGTKRRSSSFNTARVDHIFKDLHEDRNTRFILHYADLADSANLIDLLQQIKPDEIYNLGAQSHVHVSFQIPEYTSQIDYIGTLRILEAIRVLGLTKKTKYYQASSSEMYGKVQEIPQTEKTPFYPRSPYGIAKVAAYWATVNYRESYGMFACNGILFNHESPRRGETFVTRKITRAAVRIKQGLQNMLYLGNLDAKRDWGYAKDYVEAMWLMLQQDQPEDFVVATGEMHTVREFVELAFKELGIDIEWKGIGVEEKGIDKSTGKPLVAIDPYYFRPAEVELLMGNSAKARDLLHWTPKTNFLDLVKLMVEQDSKALVKP from the coding sequence ATGAATATATTTTTACTATTTCTATTAATAGGTCATTTTGGAAAAGCTAGTTCGCTTATTCAAGAATCACAAACTGTTAAAATTAAACTTCAACAAGCACCTAGCACTGAAATTAAAAAAGCTCTTATTATAGGAGTAACAGGTCAAGATGGGTCTTATTTAGCTGAGTTTTTACTCGATAAAGGCTATGAAGTACATGGTACTAAGCGAAGGTCATCATCATTTAATACTGCGCGTGTAGATCATATATTTAAAGACTTACATGAAGATAGGAATACTAGATTTATTTTACATTATGCTGATTTAGCTGATTCTGCCAATCTGATTGATTTATTGCAACAGATTAAGCCTGATGAAATATATAATCTAGGTGCACAGAGCCATGTGCATGTATCCTTTCAAATACCGGAATACACTTCTCAGATAGATTACATTGGTACATTACGAATCTTAGAAGCTATAAGAGTTCTTGGATTAACAAAAAAAACAAAATACTATCAAGCATCTAGTAGTGAAATGTATGGTAAAGTTCAAGAAATACCTCAAACAGAAAAAACTCCTTTTTATCCTCGTTCACCTTATGGTATTGCTAAAGTAGCAGCTTATTGGGCAACAGTAAATTATCGAGAAAGTTACGGAATGTTTGCTTGTAATGGTATTTTATTTAATCATGAGTCTCCTCGTCGTGGTGAAACTTTTGTAACACGTAAAATTACACGTGCTGCTGTAAGAATAAAACAAGGCCTACAGAACATGCTTTATTTAGGTAATTTAGATGCTAAACGTGATTGGGGTTACGCTAAAGATTACGTTGAGGCTATGTGGCTTATGCTTCAACAAGATCAGCCAGAAGATTTTGTAGTTGCTACCGGAGAAATGCATACGGTTCGTGAATTTGTAGAGCTTGCATTTAAAGAGTTGGGTATAGATATAGAGTGGAAAGGTATTGGAGTTGAAGAAAAAGGTATAGATAAGTCTACAGGGAAACCACTTGTTGCAATTGATCCTTACTACTTTAGACCTGCAGAAGTCGAACTTCTTATGGGAAATTCCGCTAAAGCACGAGATCTTTTACATTGGACACCTAAAACTAATTTTTTAGATTTAGTAAAACTTATGGTTGAACAAGATAGTAAAGCTTTAGTAAAACCTTAA
- a CDS encoding class I SAM-dependent methyltransferase, with product MIKLGIQSVFVSLISVAFISACHVPLINFEEAFKDLSLKCSSLPLVDIHHFNPFDREKWVKEKAQLLKSGSKVLDVGAGESPYRSHFGHCIYKTHDFAENKNHVNYTSLDYVSDIKSIPVSDNEFDAIICTEVLEHVPYPIEALKEMARILKPGGKLLLTAPLGSGLHQMPYHFYGGYTPEWYRFFCDKFDLEIIEIIENGGTFKLLAQESARVAWSFDKHKEHHGKSAEFVYWLFNDFMPRYLFELDNKCFMPEFTIGYNVEAVKKLK from the coding sequence ATGATAAAATTGGGTATTCAAAGCGTATTTGTGTCTTTAATAAGCGTTGCTTTTATTAGCGCATGCCATGTTCCCTTAATTAATTTTGAGGAAGCCTTTAAAGATTTGAGTTTAAAATGTTCTAGTTTGCCATTGGTAGATATACACCATTTTAATCCTTTTGATAGAGAGAAATGGGTTAAAGAAAAAGCTCAACTATTAAAATCCGGTTCAAAGGTATTAGATGTAGGAGCTGGAGAATCACCGTATAGAAGTCATTTTGGCCATTGTATTTATAAGACGCATGATTTTGCTGAAAATAAGAATCATGTAAATTATACATCTTTAGACTATGTATCGGATATTAAATCTATACCAGTTTCTGATAACGAATTTGATGCAATTATTTGCACTGAAGTCCTTGAGCATGTTCCTTATCCTATTGAAGCTCTTAAAGAAATGGCGCGTATTTTAAAGCCTGGAGGTAAGTTGTTGCTAACAGCACCTTTAGGTTCAGGCTTGCATCAAATGCCTTATCATTTCTATGGTGGATATACACCTGAGTGGTACCGATTTTTTTGTGATAAGTTTGATTTGGAGATAATCGAAATAATAGAAAATGGAGGAACTTTTAAATTATTAGCTCAAGAATCTGCTCGTGTAGCATGGAGTTTTGATAAACACAAAGAACACCATGGTAAAAGTGCGGAATTTGTTTACTGGTTATTTAATGATTTTATGCCTCGTTATTTATTTGAGCTTGATAACAAATGCTTTATGCCAGAATTTACAATAGGATATAACGTTGAAGCTGTTAAAAAATTAAAATAA
- a CDS encoding GDP-L-fucose synthase: MDTTAKIYIAGHRGLVGSALMRKLQSCGYTNIITRGHQELNLVNQSAVNKFFEIEKPDYVFLSAAHVGGIHANNTYPADFMYDNLMITANVIHAAYKNNVKKLLCLGSSCIYPRDCPQPIKEEYLLTSSLEKTNEAYALAKITGLKACEYYNKQYGTRFISCMPTNLYGINDNFHLLNSHVIPALIAKFCKAQAEGSKEVICWGTGTARREFLFVDDLADAALFLMNNYNEYGENSWINIGTGEDVSIKELIDLIKELVGFKGKVVFDVTKPDGTPRKLLDVSRINNFGWQARTPLKEGLKIAIEWYKKQNNFK; this comes from the coding sequence ATGGATACTACTGCCAAAATATATATTGCAGGTCATAGAGGGTTAGTAGGATCAGCTTTAATGCGAAAGCTCCAAAGTTGTGGCTATACTAATATAATTACACGTGGTCACCAGGAACTTAACTTAGTTAATCAGTCAGCGGTAAATAAATTTTTTGAAATTGAAAAGCCTGATTATGTATTTTTATCAGCAGCACACGTAGGTGGTATTCATGCTAATAATACCTATCCTGCTGATTTTATGTATGATAACCTTATGATTACGGCTAATGTCATCCATGCAGCATATAAAAATAACGTTAAAAAGTTATTATGTTTAGGTTCATCCTGCATTTACCCGCGTGATTGTCCTCAACCTATTAAAGAAGAATATTTGTTAACTTCGTCACTTGAAAAGACAAATGAAGCTTATGCATTAGCTAAGATTACGGGTCTTAAAGCATGTGAATATTACAATAAACAATATGGTACACGTTTCATTTCCTGTATGCCGACGAATTTGTATGGAATTAATGATAATTTTCATTTGCTTAATTCTCATGTTATACCAGCTTTAATTGCTAAATTTTGTAAAGCACAAGCAGAAGGCTCAAAAGAGGTTATTTGCTGGGGTACAGGAACTGCTCGACGAGAGTTTTTATTTGTTGATGACTTAGCTGATGCAGCTCTATTTTTAATGAATAATTATAATGAGTATGGAGAAAATAGCTGGATTAACATAGGGACCGGTGAAGATGTTTCTATTAAAGAACTTATTGATCTTATAAAAGAATTGGTGGGTTTCAAAGGGAAAGTTGTTTTTGATGTTACTAAACCGGATGGTACTCCACGTAAACTTTTAGATGTTTCTCGAATTAATAATTTTGGATGGCAGGCAAGAACTCCCTTAAAAGAAGGTCTTAAAATAGCAATTGAGTGGTACAAAAAACAAAATAATTTTAAGTAG
- a CDS encoding helix-turn-helix domain-containing protein — MLLKKGISQKEIARAVNASQSTISNKLKRNTGGRGYRYKQAQQLAANRRKKASLNRTYP, encoded by the coding sequence GTGCTTTTGAAAAAAGGAATTAGTCAAAAAGAAATAGCACGTGCAGTAAACGCATCTCAATCGACAATAAGTAATAAATTAAAAAGAAATACCGGAGGCCGTGGCTATCGTTATAAACAAGCTCAGCAATTAGCTGCTAATCGTCGTAAAAAAGCAAGTTTAAACAGGACTTACCCATAG